A genomic window from Parasteatoda tepidariorum isolate YZ-2023 chromosome 10, CAS_Ptep_4.0, whole genome shotgun sequence includes:
- the LOC107443848 gene encoding lysine-specific demethylase 3A-like: MSHPRNDDDVLSEGNSLSVQSNDADSDDSSWNDESDVKRKPNPPRSQSKPHKSKCKSSKKKRRSNRKNIEKTYSDVEIAETVSTSKSNNAKQELKEESSIKSDHFSDDVNSVMSDINPPSFATRSRRRRFYNRQAWKGPGSTSSNYTLESEGKKAKSEPILITIDSDSEDDHVSTVSSLPSRSARLKGEMLRKLQRMSGLKKNVVNGSSSSSDSENPRKSKKKTKSSAPLKKIGHKSSTKGNHRHLKHKKSRKALIFTPSHKRHLKIHRIKKRLERQKIEKRVIPMRQSRITPSQSNTQPAINRASSSGRRSLRNNSSGHINYQEEEEDKVVVKLERRTRRSLSDYKNIKEEPADNTSKRRISKSNVHVNDEFVEESKFKETVVNEKESEQVPEDKNENIDSELQNTVTENSENTKKIEEKLEDIKNDIDLINNMISNKDINEDKSSDVVKPENSGTKEASSKVENKLKGSLRSKIIVKKKLGRKKKIIAPPPSNIRRPGRGRPRKIIPENKSESKPDTETFNILNIKPQVPFLQNSFCFDVAPKLAKCRECRLAIYKSSKRMYNSYCRFMEYRKLCYNKSGMISSAGFSNPNDAAAEHLSLWFPQFLKPPKDLNIETAKSLLEHIGDQFCDLVGQEREALNLHIGLQQLITWKRVVQGVREMCDVCSTTIFNIHWVCPQCGLAVCIDCYKVRKQGEVASYDDDEQPKDRDEFKWLLCTMRTPHRQDSLVMAQIIPGTALWMMRDWLHKAREKWNIPSYCKCTKPQESPADNLVSTGIVKQLMCHVSSSFNPERIQTSMPEKSLSKPENYDELDVEVSGSALRWLDNSSIMNENPNRNSRISDDYFNSFEDLIMLRGAELIHDSPPSESDNELSNFSLDDIIASVKSMQNNEEKENSEKFSAKHFSQRYPQQKSGRDPLPIRIYTKIESKIAFPSVPHSWFCNGRLLFLHQATHPENLTLFQEQWKRGQPILVKSVDENLDMDLWTPDGFSRDFGEVKNDLVDCKTGNIIKNLPMKKFWEGFENLRKRLTDENDEPLLLKLKDWPPGEDFSEKLPTRFENLMKGLPLPEYTHRDGILNLAGRLPSSFVRPDLGPKMYNAYGSALFPTKGTTNLHLDVSDAVNVMVYVGIPSDDNSQIHVQEALKAIDEGGCDSLMRARVRGKNCKPGALWHIYNARDADKIRQMLNKVAIERGEKLEPNHDPIHDQSWYIDSELRLKLYREYGVEGYAIAQCLGDAVFIPAGAPHQVRNLHSCVKVAEDFVSPENIAHCFKLTQEFRQLSDTHTNHEDKLQIKNIIYHVVKDALSHLLTDPEAQSAQASLL; the protein is encoded by the coding sequence ATGTCACATCCTCGCAATGATGATGATGTACTTTCGGAGGGCAATAGTTTATCCGTGCAGTCGAACGATGCCGATTCGGATGATTCTAGTTGGAACGATGAGTCTGATGTGAAAAGAAAACCTAATCCTCCACGTTCTCAATCAAAACCACACAAATCTAAATGTAAATCATCCAAAAAGAAACGTCGTTCCAAcagaaaaaatatcgaaaaaactTATAGTGACGTTGAGATCGCAGAAACTGTTAGTACTAGTAAAAGCAACAATGCTAAGCAAGAACTAAAAGAAGAATCATCAATTAAATCTGATCACTTCTCAGATGATGTTAATTCTGTTATGTCGGATATAAATCCCCCTTCTTTTGCGACTCGTTCAAGAAGGCGAAGATTTTATAATCGGCAAGCTTGGAAAGGCCCTGGTAGTACTAGTAGTAATTATACATTAGAATCAGAAGGGAAAAAAGCCAAAAGTGAGCCTATTTTGATAACAATTGATTCAGACAGTGAGGATGATCATGTTTCTACTGTGAGCAGTCTTCCTAGCCGTAGTGCACGGCTTAAAGGAGAAATGCTTAGGAAATTACAAAGAATGTCCGGACTTAAAAAGAATGTGGTAAATGGTTCTTCATCATCATCAGACTCAGAAAATCCgagaaaaagcaaaaagaaaacaaagtctTCAGcacctttgaaaaaaataggacATAAATCTAGTACTAAAGGTAATCACAGacatttaaaacacaaaaaaagtcGTAAAGCACTTATTTTCACGCCTAGTCATAAacgacatttaaaaatacacagaATTAAAAAACGCTTGGAGAggcaaaaaattgagaaaagggTTATACCTATGCGGCAAAGCCGTATTACACCGAGTCAGTCGAATACGCAGCCTGCGATTAATAGGGCATCGAGTTCCGGAAGACGAAGCTTACGAAATAATAGTAGTGGTCATATTAATTATCAAGAGGAAGAAGAAGATAAAGTTGTTGTAAAACTTGAGCGTCGTACAAGGAGAAGTTTAAGcgattataaaaacattaaagaggAACCTGCTGATAATACTAGCAAAAGGAGGATAAGTAAGAGTAATGTTCACGTAAATGATGAATTTGttgaagaaagtaaatttaaagaaactgttgtaaatgaaaaagaatctgAGCAAGTTCCTGAggataaaaacgaaaatattgaTTCTGAACTTCAAAACACCGTAACAGAGAACTCTGAAAACACTAAAAagatagaagaaaaattagaGGATATTAAGAATGATATTGATCTTATTAACAATATGATTAgtaataaagatattaatgaagataaaagtTCAGATGTAGTTAAACCTGAAAATTCTGGAACAAAAGAGGCAAGTTCaaaagtggaaaataaattaaaaggatcCCTTCGTTCGAAGATTATAGTGAAGAAAAAGTTGggtaggaagaaaaaaatcatagctCCACCACCAAGCAATATTCGCAGGCCAGGACGAGGCCGCCCTCGTAAAATAATACCGGAAAATAAATCGGAGTCAAAACCAGACACAGAGActttcaatatattaaatatcaagCCTCAAGTTCCTTTTTTGCAAAACTCTTTCTGCTTTGATGTTGCACCAAAGCTTGCAAAATGCAGAGAATGTAGACTTGCCATTTATAAAAGCAGTAAAAGAATGTATAATTCATATTGCCGCTTCATGGAATATCGTAAATTGTGCTACAATAAGAGTGGCATGATTTCCAGTGCTGGGTTTTCAAATCCTAATGATGCTGCAGCTGAGCATCTTAGTTTATGGTTTCCTCAGTTTCTAAAGCCTCccaaagatttaaatattgagACTGCAAAATCTCTGTTAGAACATATTGGTGATCAGTTTTGTGATCTAGTTGGGCAAGAAAGAGAAGCACTCAATTTGCATATTGGATTGCAGCAATTAATAACGTGGAAGCGTGTCGTTCAAGGTGTGAGAGAAATGTGTGATGTGTGTTCGACAACcatttttaacatacattgGGTCTGCCCTCAGTGTGGACTTGCAGTTTGTATTGATTGCTATAAGGTGCGCAAACAGGGAGAAGTGGCTTCTTACGATGATGATGAACAACCTAAAGATAGAGATGAATTCAAATGGTTATTATGTACCATGCGAACCCCTCATAGGCAAGATAGCCTGGTGATGGCACAAATCATACCTGGTACTGCATTATGGATGATGAGAGACTGGTTGCATAAAGCGAGGGAAAAATGGAATATTCCATCTTATTGCAAATGTACCAAACCTCAAGAATCTCCTGCTGATAATTTAGTTTCAACTGGAATCGTTAAGCAACTAATGTGCCATGTGAGTAGTTCTTTCAACCCTGAAAGAATTCAAACATCAATGCCAGAGAAAAGTCTTTCTAAGCCTGAAAACTATGATGAACTGGATGTTGAAGTTAGTGGATCAGCTTTGAGGTGGTTAGACAATTCAAGCATTATGAATGAAAATCCGAATAGAAATTCAAGAATATCggatgattattttaatagctttgaGGATCTTATTATGCTAAGAGGTGCAGAACTAATACATGATTCCCCTCCATCAGAGTCTGATAACGAGTTATCTAACTTCTCTTTAGACGATATTATTGCAAGTGTAAAAAGTATGCAgaacaatgaagaaaaagagaattcagaaaaattttctgcaaaacaTTTCAGCCAGCGTTATCCCCAACAAAAGAGTGGACGAGATCCTCTACCTATTCGTATTTACACAAAAATAGAGAGCAAAATAGCTTTTCCAAGTGTGCCTCATTCTTGGTTTTGTAATGGAAGACTCCTATTTCTTCATCAGGCTACTCATCCAGAAAATCTGACCTTGTTCCAAGAACAGTGGAAACGTGGTCAGCCAATATTAGTCAAAAGCGTGGATGAAAATCTGGACATGGATTTATGGACTCCAGATGGTTTTTCTCGTGATTTTGGTGAAGTAAAAAATGACTTGGTTGATTGTAAAACtggaaacattataaaaaatttgcctaTGAAGAAATTCTGGGAAGGTTTTGAAAATCTGAGGAAACGTCTAACCGATGAAAATGATGAACCTTTACTTCTCAAATTGAAAGATTGGCCTCCCGGAGAAGATTTTAGTGAAAAACTGCCTACcagatttgaaaatttgatgaaaGGATTACCTCTACCAGAATACACGCATAGAGATGGAATCCTTAATTTGGCTGGCCGATTACCATCTTCTTTTGTAAGACCTGATCTTGGACCTAAAATGTATAATGCTTATGGTTCTGCTTTATTCCCTACTAAAGGAACCACGAATCTTCATTTAGATGTTAGTGATGCCGTTAATGTAATGGTTTATGTTGGAATTCCATCAGATGACAATTCTCAAATCCATGTTCAAGAGGCTTTAAAAGCCATTGATGAGGGAGGATGTGATTCTTTGATGAGAGCGAGAGTCAgaggaaaaaattgcaaaccCGGAGCACTTTGGCATATATACAATGCTAGGGATGCTGATAAAATTCGACAAATGCTGAACAAAGTAGCCATTGAAAGGGGTGAAAAACTTGAACCAAATCATGATCCAATTCACGATCAGAGCTGGTATATAGATTCTGAACTTCGATTGAAACTGTATCGAGAGTATGGTGTTGAAGGTTATGCTATTGCACAGTGTCTCGGAGATGCTGTTTTTATACCTGCTGGGGCACCTCATCAAGTGCGTAATTTACATAGCTGTGTGAAAGTTGCTGAGGACTTTGTTTCTCCAGAAAATATTGCtcattgctttaaattaacTCAAGAATTTCGACAATTATCTGACACTCATACTAATCATGAAGATAAGTTGcagataaaaaacattatttatcatGTAGTGAAAGATGCACTTTCTCATTTACTTACTGACCCTGAAGCGCAGAGTGCTCAAGCcagtttattgtaa